The Ananas comosus cultivar F153 linkage group 7, ASM154086v1, whole genome shotgun sequence genome has a window encoding:
- the LOC109713074 gene encoding serine/threonine-protein kinase HT1-like, with the protein MSDAKGFDVGNANEAKLKGSASFDSKDMYFRADKIDLKSLDIQLEQQFNKAWTKNSGGAKKPKEEWEIDLAKLEVRYVVAQGTYGTVYRGTYDGQDVAVKLLDWGEDGFATDTETAALRASFQQEVAVWHKLDHPNVTKFVGASMGTTDLKIPPKNPTSGSPTHLPARACCVVVEYLPGGTLKQYLIKNRRRKLAYKIVVQLALDLSRGLSYLHSRKIVHRDVKTENMLLDVHRNLKIADFGVARVEAQNPKDMTGETGTLGYMAPEVLEGKPYNRKCDVYSFGICLWEIYCCDMPYPDLSFADVSSAVVRQNLRPEIPRCCPSALSNIMRKCWDANPDKRPDMDEVVRLLEAIDTSKGGGMIPDDQAGGCLCFFRARGP; encoded by the exons ATGAGTGACGCGAAGGGTTTTGATGTTGGGAATGCGAATGAGGCGAAATTGAAGGGATCGGCGAGCTTCGACAGTAAGGATATGTACTTCAGGGCGGATAAGATTGATCTGAAGAGCTTGGATATACAGCTGGAGCAGCAGTTCAATAAGGCTTGGACCAAAAACAGTGGCGGTGCGAAGAAGCCCAAAGAAGAATGGGAGATTGATCTAGCAAAGCTCGAAGTTCGGTATGTTGTAGCCCAAGGGACGTATGGGACTGTTTACAGGGGAACATATGATGGCCAGGATGTTGCAG TGAAGTTGTTGGACTGGGGAGAAGATGGCTTTGCCACAGATACTGAAACTGCTGCTCTTCGGGCATCATTTCAGCAAGAAGTTGCTGTATGGCACAAGCTTGATCATCCAAACGTCACAAAG TTTGTTGGTGCATCTATGGGAACTACGGACCTTAAGATCCCACCAAAGAACCCCACCAGTGGCAGCCCTACTCACCTTCCAGCAAGAGCATGTTGTGTGGTTGTCGAGTATCTTCCTGGGGGAACTTTAAAGCAGTACCTGATAAAAAATAGGAGAAGAAAACTCGCCTACAAGATTGTGGTTCAGCTTGCGTTGGATTTATCTAGAGG ATTGAGCTATCTGCACTCGAGAAAGATCGTGCACCGGGATGTCAAAACCGAGAACATGTTGTTGGATGTGCATAGGAACCTCAAAATTGCTGATTTTGGGGTTGCTCGTGTTGAGGCTCAGAATCCGAAGGATATGACTGGTGAAACGGGTACACTTGGCTACATGGCTCCTGAG GTCCTCGAAGGCAAGCCTTATAATAGAAAATGCGACGTCTACAGCTTCGGCATTTGTTTATGGGAAATCTACTGCTGCGACATGCCGTACCCTGACCTCAGCTTTGCCGATGTTTCCTCTGCTGTTGTTCGACAG AATTTACGGCCAGAAATCCCTCGGTGCTGCCCGAGTGCTCTGTCCAACATTATGCGGAAATGTTGGGATGCGAACCCGGACAAACGGCCCGATATGGACGAGGTCGTTCGGCTCTTGGAGGCGATCGACACGAGCAAAGGTGGCGGCATGATACCTGATGATCAGGCGGGCGGTTGCCTTTGTTTCTTCAGGGCTCGCGGTCCGTAG